The proteins below come from a single Rhizobium sp. BT04 genomic window:
- a CDS encoding lytic transglycosylase domain-containing protein has translation MKTFLLAAAAALAAFTSEAMASTGACEREIQSAAAKYGIPVGILYSVGLTETGRKGSLYPYAMNVEGKAIFPPSEQDAMRQFDVARSSGAKLIDIGCMQINHYYHGENFASAEDMFDPHRNVEYAAKFLRNLHDRHETWTMAVARYHAGPNNDPAQKQYVCRVIANLVATGYGKWTPNASNFCQN, from the coding sequence TTGAAGACGTTTCTGCTGGCCGCAGCGGCGGCACTGGCGGCGTTTACCTCTGAGGCTATGGCCTCTACCGGGGCCTGCGAACGCGAAATCCAGTCGGCAGCTGCCAAATACGGCATCCCGGTCGGCATCCTCTATTCGGTCGGTCTGACGGAGACCGGCCGCAAGGGTTCGCTCTATCCCTATGCCATGAACGTCGAAGGCAAGGCGATCTTCCCGCCCTCCGAGCAGGACGCGATGAGGCAGTTCGATGTCGCCCGCAGCAGCGGCGCCAAGCTCATCGACATCGGCTGCATGCAGATCAACCACTATTATCATGGCGAAAATTTCGCCTCGGCCGAGGACATGTTCGACCCGCATCGCAATGTGGAGTATGCGGCAAAATTCCTCCGCAACCTGCACGACCGTCACGAGACATGGACGATGGCGGTAGCCAGATACCATGCAGGGCCTAACAACGACCCCGCGCAGAAGCAATATGTCTGCCGCGTTATCGCCAATCTGGTCGCCACGGGCTACGGCAAGTGGACTCCCAATGCGAGTAACTTTTGCCAAAATTGA
- a CDS encoding transcriptional activator Rem, with protein sequence MIVVVDERELVKDGYTSLFGREGIPSTGFDPTEFGEWVQTAADSDIAAVEAFLIGQGQRNYELPRAIRDRSMAPVIAVSDQHSLENTLALFDCGVDDVVRKPVHPREILARAAAIRRRLKAIANYTEIGGIRVFSDGRDPEINGEVFALPRRERRILEYLIANRGRRVTKTQIFNAIYGIFDEEVEENVVESHISKLRKKLRKKLGVDPVDSKRFLGYCIDWA encoded by the coding sequence ATGATCGTCGTGGTTGATGAGCGTGAGCTCGTGAAAGATGGATATACATCTCTGTTCGGCCGTGAGGGCATTCCCTCCACCGGCTTTGATCCAACCGAATTCGGCGAGTGGGTGCAAACCGCCGCCGATTCCGATATTGCGGCAGTCGAGGCGTTCCTGATCGGTCAGGGCCAGCGCAACTACGAACTGCCCCGGGCGATCCGGGATCGCTCGATGGCGCCGGTGATTGCGGTCAGCGACCAGCACTCGCTCGAAAACACCCTTGCGCTGTTCGATTGCGGCGTCGACGATGTGGTGCGCAAACCGGTGCATCCCCGCGAAATCCTCGCAAGGGCGGCTGCGATCCGGCGCCGGCTGAAGGCGATCGCCAATTACACCGAGATCGGCGGGATCCGCGTCTTCTCGGATGGCCGTGACCCCGAGATCAACGGTGAAGTCTTCGCGCTTCCCAGGCGCGAGCGCCGCATCCTCGAATATTTGATCGCCAATCGCGGTCGCCGGGTCACCAAGACCCAGATCTTCAACGCCATCTACGGCATCTTCGATGAAGAGGTCGAGGAGAACGTCGTTGAAAGCCACATCTCGAAGCTGCGCAAGAAGCTGCGCAAGAAGCTCGGTGTCGATCCGGTCGATTCCAAGCGCTTCCTTGGTTACTGCATTGATTGGGCCTGA
- a CDS encoding flagellar hook protein FlgE, with protein MSIFGSMKTAVSGMNAQANRLSTVSDNIANVNTTGYKAVSTSFSSLVLPSSGGNYNSGGVQTSVRQAVSDQGDISFTTSTTDLAISGDGFFIVQGADGTPVLTRAGDFQKDDEGNLVNAAGFQLMGYSFDAGSPAVVVNGFDGLVPVNVNQEGLTAIASTSGVFKGNLDSGAKIAPVAPATLPSDNGATGTPTTDTKKFSMVAFDTLGNKVMYDFYFTKTAVTTPPPATPATASSWEVAIFRNADAAVGGTTSFPYTGGTVGQTQLDFDANGKITNSTGSVNIVDPVTGQTIAMDLSGFTQLGAAFAGTGTPNGQAASPVKDVTIDGDGIVYAKFEDGSTKPLYRIPLANVASPDKLTLMSGNVYSANGQSGVTVTGFPQTNGLGTIKAGALEGSNVDLAGELTEMIEAQRSYTANSKVFQTGSDIMDVLVNLKR; from the coding sequence ATGAGCATTTTCGGCAGCATGAAGACGGCAGTATCGGGAATGAATGCGCAGGCGAACCGCCTCAGCACCGTCTCCGATAACATCGCCAACGTTAACACGACCGGTTACAAGGCTGTGTCGACGAGCTTCTCGTCGCTGGTTCTGCCCTCCTCAGGCGGCAATTACAATTCCGGCGGCGTTCAGACCTCCGTCCGCCAGGCCGTCTCCGACCAGGGCGATATTTCCTTCACCACCTCGACCACCGACCTTGCGATTTCGGGCGACGGCTTCTTCATCGTCCAGGGTGCGGACGGCACGCCGGTTCTGACCCGCGCCGGCGACTTCCAAAAGGACGATGAAGGCAATCTCGTCAATGCCGCCGGCTTCCAGCTGATGGGTTACTCCTTCGACGCCGGCTCTCCCGCCGTCGTCGTCAATGGTTTCGACGGTCTCGTTCCCGTCAATGTCAACCAGGAAGGGCTGACCGCCATCGCTTCGACATCGGGTGTCTTCAAGGGCAACCTCGATTCCGGCGCCAAGATCGCTCCGGTCGCTCCTGCGACGCTCCCGAGCGACAACGGCGCTACCGGCACCCCGACAACCGACACCAAGAAGTTCTCGATGGTCGCCTTTGATACTCTCGGCAACAAGGTGATGTACGACTTCTACTTCACGAAGACCGCGGTCACGACACCGCCGCCGGCAACTCCTGCGACCGCCAGCAGCTGGGAAGTTGCGATCTTCCGCAACGCCGATGCGGCGGTAGGTGGCACGACTTCCTTCCCTTACACCGGCGGCACCGTTGGCCAGACCCAGCTCGATTTCGATGCCAACGGCAAAATAACCAACTCGACAGGCTCCGTTAACATCGTCGATCCGGTGACAGGCCAGACGATCGCCATGGACCTCTCCGGTTTCACGCAGCTCGGCGCCGCCTTTGCCGGCACCGGCACGCCCAATGGCCAGGCCGCAAGCCCGGTCAAGGACGTCACGATCGACGGCGACGGCATCGTCTACGCCAAGTTTGAAGACGGCAGCACCAAGCCGCTCTATCGCATTCCGCTCGCCAACGTCGCGAGCCCGGACAAGCTGACGCTGATGAGCGGCAACGTCTACAGCGCCAACGGCCAGTCGGGCGTCACCGTCACCGGCTTCCCGCAGACCAACGGCCTCGGCACGATCAAGGCAGGCGCTCTCGAAGGTTCGAACGTCGACCTTGCCGGTGAACTGACCGAAATGATCGAGGCGCAGCGCAGCTATACCGCCAATTCCAAGGTATTCCAGACGGGGTCCGACATCATGGACGTTCTCGTCAACCTCAAGAGATAA
- the flgK gene encoding flagellar hook-associated protein FlgK: MSLTSALNSAQGIFNNTGTQSSVVSNNISNAGNKDYVRRQAMLTTSLNGAQVVKIDRAQEDALLRQYLKSSSQDSAQQTLLSGLEDLKSIVGGNDYETSPSTYLGVFQQKLQAFRTTPGSTVAAQGAITAAQDVANSLNNSSQSVQDVRANADKQVATDVDTLNTLLSQFEKANNAVKTATASGADASGALDEREKALKQISQIVGVNATTRDNNDMVLSTSDGTILFETIPRTVTFQAKDAYNATITGNSVYIDGVALPRGSGSTATGQGSLQSLLQVRDEIAPNFQKQLDEIARGLVSLFKEQSISGTPAYVPGLFTWSGGTVEAGSSAVAGMASTITVSSTVITSQGGDPMRLRDGGVNADGVVNNPTHLSGYTTDLDRLYNALGSDMDFDPAAGTTVGFDDATGIDSNVSIMEYATNSLGWLEQYRSNATTAAENTSAALSRSDEAYSNETGVNLDEELTLLLDIEQSYKAATKILNAVDEMLKSLLDIAS, translated from the coding sequence ATGTCGCTCACGTCAGCACTGAATTCCGCGCAGGGAATATTCAACAATACCGGCACCCAGAGCAGTGTCGTATCGAACAATATTTCGAATGCCGGCAACAAAGATTACGTGCGCCGGCAGGCAATGCTCACCACGTCACTGAACGGCGCACAGGTCGTCAAGATCGACCGGGCGCAGGAAGATGCCCTGCTGCGCCAATATCTGAAGTCGTCCTCTCAGGACAGCGCCCAGCAGACCCTGCTCAGCGGTCTCGAGGACCTCAAGTCGATCGTCGGTGGCAACGACTACGAAACGTCGCCATCCACCTATCTCGGTGTTTTCCAGCAGAAGCTTCAGGCCTTCCGCACGACGCCGGGCAGCACCGTCGCCGCCCAGGGCGCCATCACCGCCGCCCAGGACGTCGCCAACTCGCTGAACAATTCCTCGCAATCCGTTCAGGACGTTCGCGCCAACGCCGACAAGCAGGTCGCCACCGATGTCGATACGCTGAATACGCTGCTGAGCCAGTTCGAGAAGGCCAACAATGCGGTGAAGACCGCCACGGCCTCGGGTGCGGATGCATCCGGCGCTCTTGACGAGCGCGAGAAGGCCCTCAAGCAGATTTCGCAGATCGTCGGCGTCAACGCGACGACGCGCGACAACAACGACATGGTGCTGAGCACCTCTGACGGGACGATTCTCTTCGAGACGATCCCGCGTACGGTGACGTTCCAGGCGAAGGATGCCTATAACGCCACCATCACCGGCAATTCGGTCTATATCGACGGTGTCGCGCTTCCGCGTGGCAGCGGATCGACGGCGACGGGGCAGGGGAGCCTTCAGTCACTCCTGCAGGTCCGTGACGAGATCGCTCCCAACTTCCAGAAGCAGCTCGATGAAATCGCCCGCGGCCTGGTTTCGCTCTTCAAGGAGCAGAGCATTTCGGGCACCCCGGCCTATGTGCCCGGTCTCTTCACCTGGAGCGGCGGCACGGTCGAGGCCGGCAGCAGCGCGGTTGCCGGCATGGCGTCGACCATCACCGTCAGCAGCACCGTCATCACCTCGCAGGGCGGCGACCCGATGCGCCTGCGCGATGGCGGCGTCAACGCCGACGGCGTGGTCAACAATCCTACCCACCTCAGCGGCTATACGACGGACCTCGATCGTCTCTATAATGCCTTGGGGTCCGACATGGATTTCGACCCGGCAGCGGGAACGACGGTCGGTTTCGACGACGCGACGGGCATCGATTCGAACGTCAGCATCATGGAATATGCCACGAATTCCCTCGGCTGGCTCGAGCAGTACCGCAGCAACGCCACGACGGCGGCGGAGAACACCTCGGCGGCGCTGTCACGCTCCGACGAAGCCTATTCCAACGAGACCGGCGTCAACCTCGACGAGGAACTGACGCTGCTCCTCGACATCGAGCAGTCCTACAAGGCTGCGACCAAAATCCTGAACGCCGTTGACGAAATGTTGAAGTCACTGCTGGATATTGCGAGTTAA
- a CDS encoding flagellar hook-associated family protein, whose translation MKSSFISSSAIQNAMRLTIRQGQNQMTKATMEATTGVYADIGVSLGGNAARSVDFSREVDRIDSIKSSNSLVTARMESSQLGLSKMKDVGDGLVSKLTALQGSHDPGSITVAIQSATSALSTMMDTANTMVNGEYLFSGINTDVQPVTDKTAAASADIVTALNTYATGLGKPVSDLTGAEMETFITSTVEPMFSETAWTDATTGWSQASSQNMTSRISNSEVIESSTNANSEGMRYFALASVMTSALLGQGLSSDAMSTVSKQAISYTTKATSGLVTQASQLGLSQERVKKSNDALDAQSNIIKNKLVDLQGVDPYEASTLVKTLETQLETAYTIVSKIQQLSLVNYL comes from the coding sequence ATGAAGAGCTCATTTATTTCAAGTTCGGCCATTCAGAATGCGATGCGCTTGACGATTCGTCAGGGGCAGAACCAGATGACGAAGGCGACGATGGAAGCAACGACGGGAGTCTATGCGGATATCGGTGTCTCGCTCGGCGGCAATGCCGCGAGAAGCGTGGATTTCAGCCGCGAGGTCGACAGGATCGATTCGATCAAATCGAGCAATTCGCTGGTCACCGCGCGCATGGAATCCTCGCAGCTCGGTCTTTCCAAGATGAAGGACGTCGGCGACGGCCTCGTTTCGAAGCTGACGGCGCTCCAGGGCAGCCACGATCCCGGCAGCATTACCGTCGCCATCCAGTCGGCGACCAGCGCGCTCTCCACCATGATGGACACGGCCAATACCATGGTGAACGGCGAATATCTGTTCTCCGGCATCAATACCGATGTACAGCCGGTGACCGACAAGACGGCCGCCGCGAGCGCGGACATCGTCACGGCGCTGAACACCTATGCGACCGGCCTCGGCAAGCCGGTCAGCGATTTGACCGGCGCTGAAATGGAGACCTTCATAACCTCGACCGTCGAGCCGATGTTCAGCGAGACGGCCTGGACCGATGCGACGACCGGCTGGTCGCAGGCATCGAGCCAGAACATGACGAGCCGCATCAGCAACTCGGAAGTGATCGAATCCTCGACCAACGCCAATTCCGAAGGCATGCGTTACTTCGCGCTTGCCTCGGTCATGACCTCGGCGCTGCTCGGCCAGGGCCTCAGCAGCGATGCGATGAGCACGGTGTCCAAGCAGGCGATCAGCTACACGACGAAGGCGACCAGCGGCCTCGTGACGCAGGCAAGCCAGCTCGGCCTTTCCCAGGAGCGCGTCAAGAAGTCCAACGACGCCCTCGACGCCCAGTCTAATATCATCAAGAACAAGCTCGTCGATCTCCAGGGCGTCGATCCCTACGAAGCGTCGACCCTCGTCAAGACTTTGGAAACGCAGCTAGAAACAGCTTACACGATCGTTTCGAAGATCCAGCAGTTGAGTCTCGTAAACTACCTTTGA
- the flaF gene encoding flagellar biosynthesis regulator FlaF, with amino-acid sequence MYQFSYAEVMQDSVADAKEREWQVLDRSIELLSLAREKEKYGREAIEALFYTRRVWISFIEDLKHPDNQLEIELRANLISIAIWILKECDRIRKRLSNNYQGIIDVTTIIRDGLK; translated from the coding sequence ATGTATCAGTTCTCATATGCCGAAGTCATGCAGGACTCGGTGGCCGACGCGAAAGAGCGGGAATGGCAGGTCCTTGACCGGTCCATAGAGCTGCTGTCGTTGGCGCGCGAAAAGGAAAAATACGGCCGGGAAGCGATCGAAGCCCTGTTTTATACCCGCCGGGTGTGGATCAGCTTCATCGAGGATCTGAAACATCCCGACAACCAGCTGGAGATCGAGCTGAGGGCCAACCTCATCTCGATTGCGATCTGGATATTGAAGGAATGCGACAGGATACGAAAACGTCTGTCTAATAACTACCAGGGCATCATCGACGTTACCACCATCATCAGGGATGGACTTAAATGA
- the flbT gene encoding flagellar biosynthesis repressor FlbT, with product MKSTLRISLKAGERIFINGAVLRVDRKVALEFLNDVTFLLENHVLQPEGATTPLRQLYFIAQMILINPEGKDHSTAMFRKSITMLLTCFKNEEILAELKRIDALVSTGRAFDALKAIRGLYAIEDNILNNHEMPPTMVEQIRREIAPWR from the coding sequence ATGAAAAGTACACTTCGCATTTCTCTGAAAGCCGGAGAAAGAATCTTCATCAACGGCGCCGTCCTGCGCGTCGACCGCAAGGTCGCGCTGGAATTCCTGAATGATGTGACGTTCCTTCTCGAAAACCACGTCCTCCAGCCGGAAGGCGCCACGACGCCGCTGCGCCAGCTCTATTTCATCGCGCAGATGATCCTGATCAATCCCGAGGGCAAGGACCATTCGACGGCGATGTTCCGCAAGTCGATCACCATGCTGCTCACATGCTTCAAGAACGAGGAAATCCTCGCCGAACTGAAGCGCATCGATGCGCTCGTGTCGACCGGCCGCGCTTTCGACGCGCTGAAGGCGATCCGCGGCCTCTACGCGATCGAAGACAATATCCTCAACAACCACGAAATGCCGCCGACGATGGTCGAGCAGATTCGCAGGGAGATTGCACCATGGCGGTAG
- the flgD gene encoding flagellar hook assembly protein FlgD, translated as MAVDATSSVSKSTSTSTSSSSQKATLNYDNFLQLLIAQMKNQDPTDPMDASEQVAQLATFSQVEQTIQTNTKLDTLLASSSLTQAGSYVGKYMESADGTVKGIVDSVKVYSDGIIATTKDGGKILVQAGITVANQAPTTTTTSNDT; from the coding sequence ATGGCGGTAGATGCAACATCAAGCGTGAGCAAGTCGACCTCGACGAGCACGTCGAGTTCTTCCCAGAAGGCGACGCTCAACTACGACAATTTCCTTCAACTGCTGATCGCGCAGATGAAGAACCAGGATCCGACCGATCCGATGGATGCCAGCGAACAGGTCGCACAGCTTGCAACCTTCTCGCAGGTCGAGCAGACGATCCAGACCAACACCAAGCTGGACACGCTTCTGGCGAGCTCCAGCCTCACCCAGGCCGGCAGCTATGTCGGCAAATACATGGAAAGCGCCGACGGCACCGTCAAAGGCATCGTCGATTCCGTCAAAGTTTATTCCGACGGCATCATTGCGACGACCAAGGATGGCGGTAAGATACTCGTGCAGGCGGGAATCACTGTTGCCAACCAGGCGCCGACCACGACGACGACCAGCAACGATACCTGA
- the fliQ gene encoding flagellar biosynthesis protein FliQ, whose protein sequence is MNEADALDLFQAAIWTVLIASGPAVLAAMVVGLVIALIQALTQVQEATLTFVPKIVAVLVVVGVTAPFVGSQISIFTNLVFSRIQSGF, encoded by the coding sequence ATGAATGAAGCTGATGCATTGGATCTGTTCCAGGCGGCGATCTGGACCGTGCTGATTGCCTCCGGTCCCGCCGTCCTTGCCGCGATGGTGGTGGGTCTCGTCATCGCCTTGATCCAGGCTTTGACCCAGGTGCAGGAAGCGACACTGACCTTCGTGCCGAAGATCGTCGCCGTGCTGGTCGTGGTCGGCGTTACCGCGCCTTTCGTCGGCTCGCAGATCTCGATTTTCACCAATCTGGTCTTCTCGCGTATCCAGTCCGGCTTCTAG
- the flhA gene encoding flagellar biosynthesis protein FlhA, protein MAQPPAIPLPKVVPSLRDVGFALGIIGIICILFLPIPPFLIDMGLAFSIAFSVLILMVALWIQKPLDFSSFPTILLIATMTRLALNIATTRVILSHGNEGHDAAGGVIAGFASLVMSGDFVIGLIVFLILITINFIVITKGATRIAEVGARFTLDAIPGKQMSIDADLSAGIIDEKEAQRRRRELEEESSFFGAMDGASKFVRGDAVAGLIITAINVFGGIIIGYFRHGMPIGEAADVFVKLSVGDGLVSQMPALIVSLAAGLLVSRGGTTGSTDQAVVNQLSGYPRALSVSAVLMFVLALMPGLPFVPFVILGSLLAFGAWFIPRQVEAENKLRREQEEKKVVQNKELEKDSVKSVLRTSEIELALGKMVSTRLLGAHQELAFRVGKMRKKFATQYGFVVPEIKVTDDIAIAEKSYQIRIHGTTVASNLLRVGEVLVVTGAGRRPSIPGDEIREPAFGMPAVSILENFADDLKREGFQPIDNVSVVLTHMSEVIRNNLPQLLSYKDVKVLIDRLDPEYKKLADEICSSHMSYSGLQAVLKLLLAERVSIRNLHLILEAVAELAPHVRKTEQIVEHVRIRMAQQLCGDLADNGVLRVLRLGSKWDLAFHQALKRDAKGEVIEFDIDPRSLEEFSEQATQVIREFMDRGLPFALVTSPETRSYVRMIIERLFATLPVLSHVELAKGIEIKILGSIS, encoded by the coding sequence ATGGCGCAACCACCTGCAATACCCCTTCCGAAAGTCGTCCCGAGTCTGCGCGATGTCGGTTTCGCCCTCGGCATCATCGGCATCATCTGCATTCTCTTCCTGCCGATCCCGCCATTCCTGATCGATATGGGACTGGCCTTCTCGATCGCCTTCTCGGTGCTGATCCTGATGGTCGCGCTGTGGATCCAGAAACCGCTCGATTTCTCGTCTTTCCCGACCATTCTGCTGATCGCGACGATGACCCGGCTGGCGCTGAACATCGCGACGACGCGCGTCATCCTGTCCCACGGCAATGAAGGTCACGACGCGGCCGGCGGCGTCATTGCCGGTTTCGCAAGCCTGGTGATGTCCGGCGACTTCGTCATCGGTCTGATCGTCTTCCTGATCCTCATCACCATCAACTTCATCGTCATCACCAAGGGCGCCACGCGTATCGCCGAAGTCGGCGCGCGTTTCACTCTCGATGCCATCCCCGGCAAGCAGATGTCGATCGACGCCGACCTTTCGGCCGGCATCATCGACGAGAAGGAAGCCCAGCGCCGGCGCAGGGAGCTCGAAGAGGAAAGTTCCTTCTTCGGTGCGATGGACGGTGCCTCGAAATTCGTGCGCGGCGATGCCGTCGCCGGCCTCATTATCACCGCCATCAACGTCTTCGGCGGCATCATCATCGGCTATTTCCGCCACGGCATGCCGATCGGCGAAGCGGCCGACGTCTTCGTCAAGCTGTCCGTCGGCGACGGCCTCGTCTCGCAGATGCCGGCCCTCATCGTCTCGCTTGCCGCCGGCCTGCTCGTCTCGCGCGGCGGCACCACCGGCTCCACCGACCAGGCGGTCGTCAATCAACTGAGCGGCTATCCCCGCGCGCTGTCCGTTTCCGCCGTGCTGATGTTTGTCCTCGCCCTCATGCCGGGCCTGCCGTTTGTCCCCTTCGTGATCCTCGGCAGTCTTCTTGCCTTCGGCGCATGGTTCATCCCGCGTCAGGTCGAGGCTGAAAACAAGCTTCGTCGCGAGCAGGAGGAAAAGAAGGTCGTCCAGAACAAGGAACTGGAAAAGGATTCGGTCAAGTCGGTGCTGCGCACCTCGGAGATCGAGCTCGCGCTCGGCAAGATGGTCTCGACGCGTCTGCTCGGCGCCCACCAGGAGCTTGCCTTCCGCGTCGGCAAGATGCGCAAGAAATTTGCCACGCAATACGGCTTCGTCGTGCCCGAGATCAAGGTGACGGACGATATCGCCATCGCCGAAAAGTCCTACCAGATCCGCATCCACGGCACGACGGTCGCCTCCAACCTCTTGCGCGTCGGCGAAGTCCTCGTCGTCACCGGCGCCGGCCGCCGGCCGAGCATTCCGGGCGACGAAATCCGCGAACCTGCTTTCGGCATGCCTGCCGTCTCGATCCTCGAAAACTTCGCCGACGATCTGAAGCGCGAGGGCTTCCAGCCGATCGACAACGTGTCCGTCGTGCTGACCCATATGAGCGAGGTCATCCGCAACAACCTGCCGCAGCTCCTGTCCTACAAGGACGTCAAGGTGCTGATCGACCGGCTCGACCCAGAATACAAGAAGCTCGCCGACGAGATCTGCTCGTCGCACATGTCCTATTCCGGTCTGCAGGCGGTGCTCAAGCTTCTGCTTGCCGAACGCGTCTCGATCCGCAACCTGCACCTCATTCTCGAAGCGGTGGCCGAGCTAGCGCCGCATGTCAGGAAGACGGAGCAGATCGTCGAGCATGTCCGCATCCGTATGGCCCAGCAGCTTTGTGGCGACCTCGCCGACAACGGCGTGCTGCGCGTGCTCAGACTGGGCAGCAAATGGGATCTCGCCTTCCACCAGGCGCTGAAGCGCGACGCAAAGGGCGAGGTGATCGAATTCGACATCGATCCGCGCAGCCTTGAGGAGTTCAGCGAACAGGCCACCCAAGTTATCCGTGAGTTCATGGATCGCGGCCTGCCATTCGCCCTTGTCACGTCGCCGGAAACACGCTCCTATGTGCGCATGATCATCGAACGGCTGTTCGCCACGCTGCCGGTCCTGTCGCATGTCGAACTGGCCAAGGGCATCGAGATAAAGATTTTGGGCTCTATTTCATGA
- a CDS encoding flagellar biosynthetic protein FliR, whose product MITDPQGTVLALFLVFCRIGGCVLALPGFSSARVPEQLRVFIAGALSIAVMPLLWDTVYPAVHTGSGTYIGLIFSESLIGVMYGMLARIYTLGMQFAASILATMVGYTQPGSADILEDTPETSLSGFVTFAGIMILFIMDFHHIVFRALIDSYTTMPFGGLMQMRATLISFTDTLEQTTYIMLRLSSPFLIYGLIFNVSIGFINKLAPQIPVYFISTPYLLMGGLFLIYFSIAAMVSQFGQSFGSIYIGR is encoded by the coding sequence ATGATAACAGACCCGCAAGGGACCGTTCTCGCGCTGTTTCTGGTTTTCTGCCGGATCGGTGGCTGTGTGCTGGCTCTTCCGGGTTTTTCCTCGGCGCGTGTGCCCGAGCAGTTGCGCGTCTTCATCGCCGGCGCGCTCTCGATCGCCGTCATGCCGCTGCTCTGGGACACGGTCTATCCCGCCGTCCACACCGGCTCCGGCACCTATATCGGCCTGATCTTCAGCGAATCGCTGATCGGCGTGATGTACGGCATGCTGGCGCGAATCTACACGCTCGGCATGCAGTTCGCCGCTTCGATCCTCGCCACGATGGTCGGCTACACCCAGCCGGGTTCAGCCGACATTCTCGAAGACACGCCGGAGACCAGCCTTTCGGGCTTTGTCACCTTCGCCGGCATCATGATTCTCTTCATCATGGATTTCCATCACATCGTCTTCCGCGCGCTGATCGATTCCTACACCACCATGCCCTTCGGCGGCCTGATGCAGATGCGCGCGACGCTGATCTCCTTTACCGATACGCTGGAGCAGACCACCTACATCATGCTGCGGCTGTCGAGCCCGTTTTTGATCTACGGCCTGATCTTCAACGTCTCGATCGGCTTCATCAACAAGCTGGCGCCGCAGATCCCCGTCTACTTCATCTCAACGCCCTATCTGCTGATGGGCGGGCTCTTCCTGATCTACTTCTCGATCGCGGCGATGGTCAGCCAGTTCGGCCAGTCCTTCGGCTCGATCTATATCGGGCGATGA
- a CDS encoding rod-binding protein, which translates to MAISPPSDLVLDVVKAADPMEVQAAQEKLKANRAAFAATSLAENGKGFSNTVDVLDHVGQKSGLNNIQNRTKAEEVPESYRKFEAMVLQNFVKSMLPSESEDVYGKGATGDIWKGMMAEQLGNTMAKGDGIGIAKQMYSEQLHRQEGKIVNASTDDRDRNTAISMIDDFQRKTFGTPTADAKSDGTG; encoded by the coding sequence GTGGCTATTTCGCCCCCCAGTGATCTGGTCCTGGACGTTGTCAAAGCTGCCGACCCCATGGAGGTTCAGGCGGCCCAGGAAAAATTGAAGGCAAATCGTGCGGCCTTTGCCGCAACGAGCCTCGCCGAAAACGGCAAGGGCTTCTCCAATACGGTCGATGTTCTCGATCATGTCGGCCAGAAGAGCGGCCTTAATAACATTCAGAACCGCACCAAGGCCGAGGAAGTGCCGGAGAGCTACCGGAAATTCGAGGCCATGGTTCTGCAGAATTTCGTCAAGTCCATGCTGCCGAGCGAAAGCGAAGACGTCTACGGCAAGGGCGCGACCGGCGATATCTGGAAAGGCATGATGGCCGAACAGCTCGGCAACACCATGGCCAAGGGTGACGGCATCGGCATCGCCAAGCAGATGTACAGCGAGCAGCTGCACCGGCAGGAAGGCAAAATCGTCAATGCCTCGACCGATGATCGTGACCGCAACACTGCGATCAGCATGATCGACGACTTCCAGCGCAAGACATTCGGCACGCCGACCGCCGACGCCAAGTCCGATGGAACAGGGTGA